The genomic window GTGTTCGCGTGGAAGGGCGAGACGCTCGAGGAGTACTGGTGGTGCACCGACCGGATCTTCGACTGGTCGGCCGAGGCCGAGGCGGCGGGGGCCGACTGGATCGGGCCGAACCTGATCCTCGACGACGGCGGCGACGCCACGCTGCTCGTCCACCGCGGCCGCGAGTTCGAGGCCGCGGGCGCCGTGCCGCCGGCGACGGATGACGCGTCGGCCGAGTACCGCGTCGTGCTCGACACGCTCCGCCGGTCGCTCGAGCGCTCGACCGACCGGTGGACCCGGATCGCCGCCGACCTCACGGGCGTCACCGAGGAGACGACGACGGGCGTGCACCGCCTGTACGAGCTGCACGCCGCGGGCGAGCTGCTCTTCCCGGCGATCAACGTCAACGACTCGGTCACGAAGTCGAAGTTCGACAACAAGTACGGCATCCGTCACTCGCTGCCCGACGGCCTCAACCGCGCCACCGACGTGCTGATCGGCGGCAAGGTCGCGTTCGTCGCGGGCTACGGCGACGTCGGCAAGGGCGCGGCCGAGGCGCTGCGCGGCCAGGGCGCACGCGTCATCGTCTCCGAGATCGACCCGATCAACGCGCTCCAGGCGGCCATGGACGGCTACCAGGTCTCGCGCCTCGAGTCGGTCATCGGCGAGATCGACCTCCTCGTCACGGGAACCGGCAACAAGGACGTCGTGCGCGTCGAGCATCTGCTCGGGCTCAAGCACCTCGCGATCGTCGCGAACGTCGGCCACTTCGACAACGAGATCGACATGGCCGGGCTCGAGTCGCTCGAGGGCGCCGAGCGCGTCGAGATCAAGCCGCAGGTGCACGAGTGGCGCCTGCCGAACGGCCGCAGCGTGCTCGTGCTCTCCGAGGGGCGCCTGATGAACCTCGGCAACGCCACCGGGCATCCCTCGTTCGTGATGTCGAACTCGTTCACCAACCAGGTGCTCGCGCAGCTCGAGCTGTGGACCCGGCCCGACGCCTACCCCGTCGGCGTCTACGTGCTGCCCAAGCACCTCGACGAGAAGGTCGCGCGCCTGCACCTCGACGCGCTCGGCGTCGAGCTGACCGAGCTCACGCCCGAGCAGGCGGCCTACATCGGCGTGCCGGTCGAGGGACCGTACAAGGTCGACCACTACCGGTACTGAGCCGGGACGAGCGGATGCCGCGGCGGTCGCGCCGCGCGGCATCCGCCCTATCGATCGGGGAACCCGTTCGGCCGTGCGTCGAGGACCGGCTCGAGCGCGCGCATCCGCCGCTCCTGCAACGCGAGCGAGGTGAGGTCGCGGTCGCGTCGCATCGCCGCGACGCCCGCGAGCAGCAGCTCGGGGTCGCCCGCGGGCACGGGTGAGACGTAGGGCGCCACCTCGGCGACGAGACGCTCGGCGACGCGGCGCCGGCTCGCTGGCGCGAGGTGCGGGGCGTTGCGGAAGAACGCCGCCACCCGCCGTGCGACGGGATCGGGCAGGCGCCCGACGTCGGCGATCGTCGCCCAGGCGGCGAGCGGCGCGGGCACGCCGAACGTCTGCGGCGCGTATCGCGGCACGCGCTCGACCTGCGCGTGCGTGCCCGCGAGCAGGTCGCCGAGGCGCTTGGAGTCGGGGTTGAGGAAGCCCACGAGCACCGCGAGGCCGCCGAAGGTCATCCAGATCTCCAGCACGCCGGTGAGCGCGCGGATGAACGCGTGGCGGACGCCGATCGCGCCGCCGTCGTCGCGCACCACCCGGAGGCCCATCGCGAGCTTGCCGAGGGAGCGCCCACGCGACGCGGTCTCGACCGCGGTCGGCAGCACCACGATGCATCCGACGACGAGCGAGATGCCCACGGCGCGCAGCGCGGCCTCGTCGAGGTCGAGTCCGGCGACGGCGAGGAACACGCCGACGCCGAGCACCACCGTCGCGGCGACGTCGATCGCCGCGCCGCCCGCGCGCATGACGGCGCTCGCGGGCCGGATGTCGAGCGCGACGGCCTCACCGGTGACCAGGGACTCGTCGTCGACACGGCCGGCGGGCGGGGCGGAGGCGGACGCGTCGGCCATGGCTAGTATTCAAGCAGATGGACCTCGACGCCCTCGCGACCGCCCGACACGATGACTGGGAGCGCCTCGACGCGCTCGCGCGCGCCCCGCGCCTCGACGGCGCCGCGGCCGACGAGCTCATCGAGCGGTACCAGGCCGGCGCCTCCGACCTCTCGCTCGTGCAGGCGACGGCCGGCTCGACGGCGCTCGGCGACCGCCTCTCGGTCTCGCTCGCGCGCGCCCGGCTGCGCTTCACGGGTGCCCCCGAGAACCCGCTGCGCCGGCTCGGGCACTTCGCGCTGGTCGGCTTTCCGGCGGCGCTGTACCGGGTGCGGTGGCTGACCCTCGCCGTCGCGGTCGCCACGTTCGCGGTCGCCGCGCTGTACGCGCTCTGGGTCGCCGGCGATCCGCGCGTGCTCGCGAACCTCGGATCCGAGGAGGAGCTGCGGGCCCTCGCCGAACAGGGGTTCGTCGAGTACTACTCCGAGAACCCGGCCGCCTCGTTCGCGGGGTCGGTGTGGACCAACAACGCGTGGATCGCCGCGCAGTGCGTCGCGTTCGGCATCACCGGGGTGTGGGTGCCGTACGTGGTGCTGCAGAACGCCCAGAACCTCGGCGTGACGGCCGCGATCATGTTCGCCTACGACGAGGCCGACACCTTCTTCCTCTACATCGCCCCGCACGGCCTGCTCGAGCTCACGTGCGTGTTCGTCGCGGCGGCCGCAGGGCTGCGCATCTTCTGGGCGTGGGTCGCCCCGGGGCCGCGCACCCGGGGCGCGGCGCTCGCCGAGGATGCGCGGGCGCTGTTCTCGGTGGCGATCGGGCTGGTGTTCTTCCTGCTCGTCGCGGGCCTCATCGAGGGATTCGTGACGCCCGCGCCGTGGCCGTGGCCGGTCAAGATCGGCATCGGGGCGCTCGCGCTCGCGTGGCTACTCGTCTGGATGCTCGTGCTCGGCCGCCGCGCGGCGCGTGCGGGGGAGACCGGCGACCTCGCGCAGTTCGACACGGGCGCCCGGCGGGTGGCCGCCGGATGACGACGGCAGCGGATGCCCGCGAGGGCACCCGCCGCCGATGATCGCGACGAGGACGCGTCAGGCCGCGACCTCGACCTCCGGGTTCGCGGCGCCCACGATGCGCGCGGGGCGCTCGAAGACCGCGCGGTAGACGAGGGCCGCGATGGCGGCGCCGGCGATCGGCGCGACGATCGAGCCCCACAGCTGGCCGAGCGCCTCGCCGCCGCCGAAGACCGCGGTCGCGATCGAACGGGCGGGGTTGAACGACGCGTTCGAGACGGGGATCGCCACGAGCGCGATCGCGGTCAGCGTGAGCCCGATCGCGAGCGGGGCGAAGCCGGCGGCAGCGCGAGCCGAGGTGACGCCGAGGATCACGAAGACGAACACGGCCGTCGCGATCGTCTCGACGAGCAGGAACGAGCCGAGCCCGAAGCCGGCGGGGGAGAGGGCGTCCCATCCGGTCGAGACCGAGCGGAACGCGAGCGCCTCGAAGAGCGGACCGCCCGAGAGGATGCCGAGCAGCGCGGCCGCGGCGAGCACGCCGCCGACGACCTGCGCGCCCACGTAGCCGGGCAGCTCGCGCCAGGCGAAGCGGCCCGCGACCGCCAGGCCGACGCTCACGGCCGGGTTGAAGTGGCCGCCTGAGATCGCGCCGAACGCGTAGGCGCTCACGAGCACCGAGAGGCCGAGCGCGAGCGCGACGCCGAGGAATCCGACGTTGAGGTTGCCCTCCCCGCCGCCGAATCCGGCGGAGTAGAGCGCGGTGCCGATGACGCCGAAGACGAGGATGAACGTGCCGATGAGCTCGGCGAGGAGCTTCTGCAGGGTGCTGGGCGTGGACGCGGGCGCGTCGGACATGGATGTTCCTTTCGAATGTGGAGGACGGCGCCACGCCCCCCTGACGGGCGCCGGTCCGACCATATCGACGCCGCGGTCGGCACGCCCACTTCCCGAGGAACCTTCGCGTCATGCGGCGTCCGCGGGGAGCACGCGGGTCAGAGCTGCCCGGCCGCCTTGAGCTCGAGGTAGCGGTCGGCGACCGCCGGCGGCAGCTCGAGGGGGCTCGCGCTGACCGTCGAGGCCCCGAGATGCCGGATGGCGGCCGCCACCCGATCGGCGTCGAGCCGCGACCGCTCCGCGGCCGCGGCCGCGTAGACCTCGGCGAGGTCGCCCCGCCGCGCGACCGCGTCGGCGAGCGACGGGTCGGCGACGGACGCGACGACCACGCGGTGCCGCGCGGTCAGCTGCGGCAGCACCGAGAGCAGCCCGCGTGCGCTGCCGGGCGAGTCCGCCGCGGTGAGGAGCACGATGAGCGCGCGCCGGCTCGTGACGCCGCGCACCTGGGCCGGCAGGGCGGCCCAGTCGGCCTCGATGAGCTCGGCCTCGATGCCCGCCATCGCGTCGACCATGCGAGCGAGCAGGTCGGGCCCGCTCGCGCCGTGCACGCGGCCGCGCAGGCGCCGATCCCAGGCGAGGAAGTCGACCCGGTCGCCTGCGTGCGAGGCGAGCGCGGCGAGCAGCAGCGCCGTCTCGAATGACGTGTCGAGCCGCGGCTCGTCGCCGACCCGAGCGGCGGCGGTGCGCGAGGTGTCGACGACGATCACGATCCGCCGGTCGCGCTCGGGCCGCCAGGTGCGCACCATGAGGCGCGTCGAGCCGTACGACTCGGGATCGGCGCGGCGCGCGGTCGCCCGCCAGTCGATCGAGCGCACGTCGTCGCCGCGCACGTACTCGCGCAGCGAGTCGAACTCGGTGCCCTGCCCGCGGATCAGGATCGGCGTGCGCCCGTCGAGCTCGCGCAGCCGCGTGAGCCGTGCGGGCAGGTGCGCACGCGAGTGGAACGGCGGCAGCACGCGCAGCCGCCCCGGTGCCGCGAGGGTGGCCTGCCGCGCCCAGAGCCCGAGCGGTCCGAACGAGCGCACGGTCACGGCCTCGGTGCGGCGGTCGCCGCGCCGGGTCGGCGTGAGCCGCAGCGCGAAGCGGCGCCCCTCGCCGGGCGGCACGTCGACCGCCGTGCGATTGGGGCCGTGCACGCCCGACGACGGCACCCACCCGTCGCGCACGACGGCGCGGAGCCGTCGCGGGCCGAGGTTGCGCACGACGAGCTCGGAGGTCGCCGTCTCGCCGAGCCGCAGCCGGGCGGGCAGCTCGCGGTCGAGCGCGAGCCGGCGCGGCGACGCCGCGAACGCCAGGTCGACGGCGCCCAGCGCGATCGCGAGCGCGAGCCATCCGCCCATCACCGCCCACGCCGTGCCCGCGTCGGCGCCGAGCAGCACGACGGGCACGACGCCGAGGGCGAGGAGGAGCGTGAACCGGCCGGTGAGCGTCATCTCAGAGCGGCACCTGCACCTGCTGCACGATCGAGCGCAGCACCTGGTCGACGGCGACGCCCTCGAGCTCCGCCTCGGGGCGCAGTTGCACGCGGTGGCGCCACGCGGGCAGGAGCATCGCCTGCACGTGGTCGGGCGTGACCTTCTCGAACCCGGTGAGCCACGCCCACGCCTTCGACGCCGCGAGCAGGCCGGCCGCGGCGCGCGGGCTGACGCCGAGCCGCATCGACGGGCTTCGACGGGTCGCGCGCGCGAGGTCGACGACGTACGCGAGCAGGTCGTCGGCGATCCCGACCCGGCCGACCGCGGCGCGCGCCGCGGCGAGCTCGGCCGCGCCCAGCACGGGTTCGACGCCCGCGGCCGCGAGGTCGTGCGGGTCGAAGCCGTTGGCGTGCCGGCGGAGCATCGTCACCTCGGCGTCGCGCTCGGGCACGTCGAGCACGAGCTTCAGCAGGAACCGGTCGAGCTGCGCCTCGGGGAGGGCGTAGGTGCCCTCGTACTCGATGGGGTTCTGGGTCGCGGCCACGAGGAACGGGTCGGGCAGCGGCCGCGTCACGCCGTCGACCGAGACCTGGCGCTCCTCCATGGCCTCGAGGAGGGCCGACTGGGTCTTCGGCGGGGTCCGGTTGATCTCGTCGGCGAGCAGGAGGTTGGTGAAGACCGGCCCCTCGCGGAACGCGAACTCGCCCGTGCGCGGGTCGTAGGCGAGCGAGCCCGTGACGTCGCCCGGCATGAGGTCGGGCGTGAACTGCACGCGCCGGGTCTCGAGGCGCAGCGTCCGGCTCAGCGTGCGCACGAGCAGCGTCTTCGCGACCCCGGGGACGCCCTCGAGCAGCACGTGCCCGTTGGCGAGCAGCGCGATGATGAGCCCGGTCACGGCCCCGTCCTGGCCGACGACGGCCTTGCCGACCTCGATGCGGACGCGGTCGAGGGCCTGGCGCAGCGGCGCGTCGTCGTGCTGGGGATCGGTCATGGTCGCCTTCCTGTCGGGTCGGGTTCGGTCGGGCTCGGGCGGAGCGCATCGCGCACCGCCCGCTCGAGGTCGTCGAGGTCGCGCGCGAGGCCGACCAGTTCGCGGTCGCCCGCCGGGAGCGCGTCGACGAGCACGGCGCGGACGGATGGCGCGGGCCGGCCGGTCGCGTCGGCGATGCCGGCCACGACGGCGTCGACGTGGGCGGAGCGCGGCAGTCGCAGCAGCTCCGTCAGCCGCCGGATCGCGCCCATGCGCAGCTGGTCGAGGGCTCGCAGTCGCGCCGACGACCGCGCGTAGAGGCGTGCGCGGCCCTCGCCGGTCTCGGCGGCGGGTACGTGCACGGGCAGGTCCTCGACGACGAGCGGGCCGAAGCGGCGCCCGCGCCAGACGCCGGCGGCGACGACGGCGAGCCCGAGCAGCACGGCGACGGGGCTCACCCATCCCGGTGTCAGCTCGGCGAGCGTGGGGGCACCCGAGGCGTCGACGTCGGCCGGGCCGGGCAGGTACCAGGCCAGCTCGTCGCGTGCCCCGAGCAGGCCGATCGCGAGCGCGGCGTTGCCCGCCTCATCGATGGTCTCGTTGGCGAAGACGGCCTCGGACGCGACGAGCGCGACCTCGGCGCCGTCGGGGGAGGGGCCCGAGACGACCGCGAACGCGTCGCCCTCGGCGAAGCAGCCCGCGAATCCGGATGCCGCGGCGTCGTCGTCGACCGTGAGCAGCGCCTGGCCCTCCGAGAGCGAGCCCGCGCTCCGTGCCGCGGGGAGCTCGCACGCCGCGCGGTCGATCGGGCCGCCGGCGGCGCCCGCGAGGCGGACGCCGGGGGCGAGCACCTCGAGCGCGGCGAAGTCGGGCCGAGCGACCACCAGCAGGTCGGCGGCGGCCGCCAGGCCGGCCACGCGCTCGCGATCGAGCAGGCCGGCCTCGTCGTAGAGGAAGACGGTCGCGCCGCGTGCGGCGGCGCGCTCGGCCTCGGCGAGCGTGCGCACGCTGCGCACCTCGACGCCCTGCGCGGAGAGCACGCGAACGAGCGCCTGCGCGCCCCCGGGCGCGGGGTTGTCGGCGCCCAGCGCGACGCCGGGAGGGCGCACGAGCCCTTGGATGAGCGCGAGCACGAGGCCGCCGAGCACGAGCGCGAGGGCGATCACGATCCACGCGCGCCGACGGCGGACGAGCGCGCGGACCCCCGGGGTGAGCGATCGGTTGGCGACGGGCGCGTCCGCGCCGCCGTCCGCGGGCCTCCGCTCGACGCGCTCCGCCGGGGGCGCCGCCGTCATGCGCCGTCCCCGGCGACGGCGGCCGCCGCGAGCCGGTCGTCCTGGACGGGCCGAGCCGCCATGATCTCCTCGTCGAGCGCGAGGAGGCGCCGGTGGGCCTCCTCCGACCCCGCCCGGGCGAGGTACCGGACGCCGTCGAAGTCGGCGGCGGCCGACTCGAGCGGCCCGGCCAGTGCGGGGAAGGCGCGGGACGCCGCATCCGCCATGCCGTGCGCGGTCGTGCCGGGGTGCACCCGGAGGAGCTCGCGCTCGACGAGGCCGCGCACGAGGGCCCGGAACCGCTCCTCGATCGCGAGCGGCCAGTCGCCGGCTCGTGCGGCGGCCGCGGCCGCCGCACGCAGCGTCGCGGCGTCGCGCACGTCGCCGTCGTCGAACAGCGGCGCCGCGGGCGCGGCGCGATGCCGGAGGCGCGGGAGGCCGAAGACGAGCAGCGCCACCACGACGAGCACCACCACGACCAGCACCACGAGCAGCCACAGGGCCGGCGCGGGCAGGCCGCCCGCTCCGGCGAACAGGCTCGCGATCCAGTCGCGCACCGCCTGCGCGGCGAGGTCGAACGCGGTCGGCTCGGCCGCCCGGTACTCGGGCTTGGCGAGCTCGTCGAGCACCCAGCGCCGTGCCTCGGGCGCGTCGGGATCGAGGGGCGGGTCGAGCCGCAGCAGGTCGCTCAGGACCACGTCGCCGCCGAGGCGCCGGCCTGCGGCGGGAGGTAGGGGTCGGCGACCGGCAGGCCCGACTCGCGTGCCTCCACGTGGCGCTCGAGCTCGAGGTCGAGGCCCTCGGTGCGCATGCGCAGGTCGATGTAGATGACGGCGATCAGCGCGGCCTGCACGACCGACGTGATCGCCCCGATCAGCACCGACAGCACGAGCGTCGCGACGGTGGTGGCGATCGAGATGCCCAGGTACGTGTCGCCCGCCGTCGGGTCGATGATCATCGCGAGGATGGTGCCGAGGAAGGACACGGGCTGCACGACCACCTGCGCCGCGGCCGAGAGGATGAGGCCGACCAGCAGGATCAGCCCGAACGTGCGCCAGAAGCTGCCGTTGGTCAGCGACCACGACCGGCGCATCGCGGTCGTGATGCCCGCGCGCTCGAGCACGATGGCGCTCGGCACGAGCGCGAGCTTGGTGCCGAGCCAGGCGCCGAGCACCGCGAGCCCGAGGAGGATCGCGAGTGCGAGCAGCACGACGACCACCACCGTCGCGGGATCGGGGAACAGGATCGCGACGGCGACGACGCCGCCGACGACGAGCGCGAAGACGGCGCCGACGACGACCCCCACCAGCAGCGTCCAGCCGATGAGCGGCCAGATGCGCGCGGCCGCGCGGCGCCACAGCGCGCCGAACGTGAGCCGTTCGCCGAGCGTACCGCTCGCGACCTCGACGACCATGACGCCCTGGAGGAAGGCGCCGGCGACGAGCGACACCGCGATGGGCACGATCGAGAGCAGCACGACCCATCCGACCGCGCCCGACAGGATGGCGTCGAGGTCGGCGGCGTCGGCGTTCTCGATGCGGCCGAAGATCCACACGAACAGCGGCACGAAGAGCGCCGCGCTCGCGATCGCCGAGGCGAGCTGCACCACGAGCCCGGTGCCGAACACCGGCGCCGGATTGCGTCGCAGCGTCCGGAACGGGGCCCACAGCAGCGTGCCGAAGCCCATCGGCCGCAGCGGCAGGAGGCCGGGCCGAGGCGGCGGGGTCCAGCCCTGGGGCCCTGCGCCGATCGGCGCGTGAGCGGGGCTCGGCGGCCCGTACTGCGGCGTGCCGTACTGCGGCGGCGCGGCGGGCGGCAGCGGGGGCGTGGCGGCTCCCGGCGGGAGCGGCGGCGGCACGGGCTGCACCCAGTCGTGATCGGACACCTGCATGTGCTCCTTCCGGGATGCCCCCATGCTGCCACAGGCCTCCCTCGGCGTCTCCCGGGCGCGAGCGACTACGCTGGTGGGCACTGGTTTCCGGTCCGGCACGCGCCGGCCATGACGGAGAAACAACGGATGACGCCACGCGTACTCGTCGTCGACGACGACACGGCCCTCGCCGAGATGATCGGGATCGTGCTGCGCACCGAGGGGTTCGACCCGGCGTTCTGCGCCGACGGCGCGGGCGCGCTCGCCGCATTCCGCGAGAGCCGTCCCGACCTCGTGCTGCTCGACCTGATGCTGCCCGGGATGGACGGCATCGAGGTGTGCGGCCGGATCCGCGCGGAGTCGGGTACGCCCATCATCATGCTGACGGCCAAGGGCGACACCGCCGACGTGGTGCGGGGGCTCGAGTCGGGCGCCGACGACTACATGGTCAAGCCGTTCAACCCCAAGGAGCTCGTCGCGCGGATCCGGACGCGCCTGCGTCCCGCGCCCGAGTCGGCGGTCGAGACCATCGCGATCGGCGACCTCGAGATCGACGCGGCCGGCCACGAGGTGCGCCGCGGCGACCAGCGCATCAACCTCACGCCCCTCGAGTTCGACCTGCTGCTCACCCTGGCCTCCAAGCCGCAGCAGGTCTTCACGCGCGAGATGCTCCTCGAGCAGGTCTGGGGCTACCACTACAAGGCCGACACGCGGCTCGTGAACGTCCACGTGCAGCGGCTGCGCGCCAAGGTCGAGCACGACCCCGACAACCCGCGCATCGTCATGACCGTGCGCGGCGTCGGGTACCGCGCGGGCGCGACGACCTGAGGCGGGCCGTGCGATGACGGCGGCGGCGACTCCGGCGGTCCCGGCGGTCCCGGCGACCCCGGCGACGCGGGCCGCGGGGTGGCTGCGGGGTCGCGCTCGTCGGCTCGGCACGTACTGGCGCCGGTCGCTGCAGTTCCGCACGGTGCTCATCACGCTGGTGCTCTCGAGCCTCGCGATCCTCGTCATCGGCTTCACCATCTCGTTCACGGTCGCCTCGAACCTCTTCCAGGCGCAGGTCCAGCGCTCGCTCGTCTCGTCGGCGACCGCGACCGCCGCCGCGAACGGCATCCTGGCCTCGTCGGATGCCACGGACCGCGCGTCGGTGCGGGCCGTCACGAACTCCGCGATCCAGACGATCGCCGGCGTCTCGGGGAGCGGGGACATCGCCCTGTTCCGCACGCCCGACACGACGCCGACCTCGATCGCCCCGCCCGACTTCCTCAGTCGCGACCTCGGCGGCGGCCGCATCTCCGAGGAGCTGCGCACGCGCGTGCAGGACAACCCGGGCGCGCAGTTCTGGCAGTCGGTCGAGCTGCCCAACGAGGATGGCGACCTCGTGCCGGGCATCGTGGTGGGCAGCGATCTGGTGATCCCGGGCGCGGGGCGCTACGAGGTGTACATCGGGTACGAGCTCGCCGCGGCCGCCCAGACCCTCTCGTTCATGCAGCTCACGGGGGCGATCGGCGCGGTCGCCCTGATCGCCATGCTGAGCGCGATCACGCTGATCGTGGTGCGCTGGGTGATCGAGCCGATCCAGGCGGTCTCCGCGACGAGCCGTCGCCTCGCCGCCGGCGACCTCGGCGTGCGCCTGCCCGTGCGCGGCGAGGACGAGCTCGCCGCGCTCGCGGCGTCGTTCAACGGCATGGCCGACTCGCTGCAGGCCCGCATCCGGGAACTGGCCGAGCTCTCGGTCATGCAGCAGCGGTTCGTGTCGGATGTCTCGCACGAGCTGCGCACGCCGCTGACCACGATCCGGCTCGCCGGCGACGTGCTGTACGGCCAGCGGGAGGACTTCGCGCCCGCGACCGCTCGCACGGTCGAGTTGCTGAGCGCCCAGACCGAGCGGTTCGAGAACCTGCTCGCCGACCTGCTCGAGATCAGCCGCTACGACGCCGGTTCGGTCGAGCTCGAGACCGAGCCGACGAACCTCGTGCACCTCGCGGGCGAGACGATCGAGTCGATG from Agromyces aurantiacus includes these protein-coding regions:
- a CDS encoding DUF4129 domain-containing protein, producing the protein MVLSDLLRLDPPLDPDAPEARRWVLDELAKPEYRAAEPTAFDLAAQAVRDWIASLFAGAGGLPAPALWLLVVLVVVVLVVVALLVFGLPRLRHRAAPAAPLFDDGDVRDAATLRAAAAAAARAGDWPLAIEERFRALVRGLVERELLRVHPGTTAHGMADAASRAFPALAGPLESAAADFDGVRYLARAGSEEAHRRLLALDEEIMAARPVQDDRLAAAAVAGDGA
- the ahcY gene encoding adenosylhomocysteinase, whose translation is MTLATSTATSALPFKVADLSLAEAGRHQLRLAENEMPGLMALRAEFGESKPLVGARIAGSLHMTVQTAVLIETLVALGAQVRWASCNIFSTQDEAAAAVVVGPDGTVDEPSGVPVFAWKGETLEEYWWCTDRIFDWSAEAEAAGADWIGPNLILDDGGDATLLVHRGREFEAAGAVPPATDDASAEYRVVLDTLRRSLERSTDRWTRIAADLTGVTEETTTGVHRLYELHAAGELLFPAINVNDSVTKSKFDNKYGIRHSLPDGLNRATDVLIGGKVAFVAGYGDVGKGAAEALRGQGARVIVSEIDPINALQAAMDGYQVSRLESVIGEIDLLVTGTGNKDVVRVEHLLGLKHLAIVANVGHFDNEIDMAGLESLEGAERVEIKPQVHEWRLPNGRSVLVLSEGRLMNLGNATGHPSFVMSNSFTNQVLAQLELWTRPDAYPVGVYVLPKHLDEKVARLHLDALGVELTELTPEQAAYIGVPVEGPYKVDHYRY
- a CDS encoding AAA family ATPase, whose translation is MTDPQHDDAPLRQALDRVRIEVGKAVVGQDGAVTGLIIALLANGHVLLEGVPGVAKTLLVRTLSRTLRLETRRVQFTPDLMPGDVTGSLAYDPRTGEFAFREGPVFTNLLLADEINRTPPKTQSALLEAMEERQVSVDGVTRPLPDPFLVAATQNPIEYEGTYALPEAQLDRFLLKLVLDVPERDAEVTMLRRHANGFDPHDLAAAGVEPVLGAAELAAARAAVGRVGIADDLLAYVVDLARATRRSPSMRLGVSPRAAAGLLAASKAWAWLTGFEKVTPDHVQAMLLPAWRHRVQLRPEAELEGVAVDQVLRSIVQQVQVPL
- a CDS encoding DUF4350 domain-containing protein, with the protein product MTAAPPAERVERRPADGGADAPVANRSLTPGVRALVRRRRAWIVIALALVLGGLVLALIQGLVRPPGVALGADNPAPGGAQALVRVLSAQGVEVRSVRTLAEAERAAARGATVFLYDEAGLLDRERVAGLAAAADLLVVARPDFAALEVLAPGVRLAGAAGGPIDRAACELPAARSAGSLSEGQALLTVDDDAAASGFAGCFAEGDAFAVVSGPSPDGAEVALVASEAVFANETIDEAGNAALAIGLLGARDELAWYLPGPADVDASGAPTLAELTPGWVSPVAVLLGLAVVAAGVWRGRRFGPLVVEDLPVHVPAAETGEGRARLYARSSARLRALDQLRMGAIRRLTELLRLPRSAHVDAVVAGIADATGRPAPSVRAVLVDALPAGDRELVGLARDLDDLERAVRDALRPSPTEPDPTGRRP
- a CDS encoding DUF58 domain-containing protein produces the protein MTLTGRFTLLLALGVVPVVLLGADAGTAWAVMGGWLALAIALGAVDLAFAASPRRLALDRELPARLRLGETATSELVVRNLGPRRLRAVVRDGWVPSSGVHGPNRTAVDVPPGEGRRFALRLTPTRRGDRRTEAVTVRSFGPLGLWARQATLAAPGRLRVLPPFHSRAHLPARLTRLRELDGRTPILIRGQGTEFDSLREYVRGDDVRSIDWRATARRADPESYGSTRLMVRTWRPERDRRIVIVVDTSRTAAARVGDEPRLDTSFETALLLAALASHAGDRVDFLAWDRRLRGRVHGASGPDLLARMVDAMAGIEAELIEADWAALPAQVRGVTSRRALIVLLTAADSPGSARGLLSVLPQLTARHRVVVASVADPSLADAVARRGDLAEVYAAAAAERSRLDADRVAAAIRHLGASTVSASPLELPPAVADRYLELKAAGQL
- a CDS encoding aquaporin, with protein sequence MSDAPASTPSTLQKLLAELIGTFILVFGVIGTALYSAGFGGGEGNLNVGFLGVALALGLSVLVSAYAFGAISGGHFNPAVSVGLAVAGRFAWRELPGYVGAQVVGGVLAAAALLGILSGGPLFEALAFRSVSTGWDALSPAGFGLGSFLLVETIATAVFVFVILGVTSARAAAGFAPLAIGLTLTAIALVAIPVSNASFNPARSIATAVFGGGEALGQLWGSIVAPIAGAAIAALVYRAVFERPARIVGAANPEVEVAA
- the mtrA gene encoding MtrAB system response regulator MtrA; translated protein: MTPRVLVVDDDTALAEMIGIVLRTEGFDPAFCADGAGALAAFRESRPDLVLLDLMLPGMDGIEVCGRIRAESGTPIIMLTAKGDTADVVRGLESGADDYMVKPFNPKELVARIRTRLRPAPESAVETIAIGDLEIDAAGHEVRRGDQRINLTPLEFDLLLTLASKPQQVFTREMLLEQVWGYHYKADTRLVNVHVQRLRAKVEHDPDNPRIVMTVRGVGYRAGATT
- a CDS encoding glycerophosphoryl diester phosphodiesterase membrane domain-containing protein — encoded protein: MQVSDHDWVQPVPPPLPPGAATPPLPPAAPPQYGTPQYGPPSPAHAPIGAGPQGWTPPPRPGLLPLRPMGFGTLLWAPFRTLRRNPAPVFGTGLVVQLASAIASAALFVPLFVWIFGRIENADAADLDAILSGAVGWVVLLSIVPIAVSLVAGAFLQGVMVVEVASGTLGERLTFGALWRRAAARIWPLIGWTLLVGVVVGAVFALVVGGVVAVAILFPDPATVVVVVLLALAILLGLAVLGAWLGTKLALVPSAIVLERAGITTAMRRSWSLTNGSFWRTFGLILLVGLILSAAAQVVVQPVSFLGTILAMIIDPTAGDTYLGISIATTVATLVLSVLIGAITSVVQAALIAVIYIDLRMRTEGLDLELERHVEARESGLPVADPYLPPQAGASAATWS
- a CDS encoding stage II sporulation protein M, encoding MDLDALATARHDDWERLDALARAPRLDGAAADELIERYQAGASDLSLVQATAGSTALGDRLSVSLARARLRFTGAPENPLRRLGHFALVGFPAALYRVRWLTLAVAVATFAVAALYALWVAGDPRVLANLGSEEELRALAEQGFVEYYSENPAASFAGSVWTNNAWIAAQCVAFGITGVWVPYVVLQNAQNLGVTAAIMFAYDEADTFFLYIAPHGLLELTCVFVAAAAGLRIFWAWVAPGPRTRGAALAEDARALFSVAIGLVFFLLVAGLIEGFVTPAPWPWPVKIGIGALALAWLLVWMLVLGRRAARAGETGDLAQFDTGARRVAAG
- a CDS encoding RDD family protein produces the protein MADASASAPPAGRVDDESLVTGEAVALDIRPASAVMRAGGAAIDVAATVVLGVGVFLAVAGLDLDEAALRAVGISLVVGCIVVLPTAVETASRGRSLGKLAMGLRVVRDDGGAIGVRHAFIRALTGVLEIWMTFGGLAVLVGFLNPDSKRLGDLLAGTHAQVERVPRYAPQTFGVPAPLAAWATIADVGRLPDPVARRVAAFFRNAPHLAPASRRRVAERLVAEVAPYVSPVPAGDPELLLAGVAAMRRDRDLTSLALQERRMRALEPVLDARPNGFPDR